A genomic region of Plasmodium malariae genome assembly, chromosome: 14 contains the following coding sequences:
- the ACS11 gene encoding acyl-CoA synthetase, putative, which yields MDVVSFKRYLYKFLENTNEYTLDFGESNNFKYFEEIKGTGKKNSSNIYRPFNYEICETLEKTKGLFQIEMKSKFEAFCFFCKYYYNNDYLGERKKEIRGNETILGEYAFKTYGQVKNEIEVFASALYQFENIEPNTFTDNGKYSMLKILGIWSKNRIEWFTTDMACSAIDFVTVPIYDTMGINSVKYILERTQMKICCIEAEKLECLIKLKEELTDLYILIIFDEWSLKEDIKQRANKVGYKVYFYKDLIDKYKNKNIIPQYDPYDDAFHSTEKVGNDAGKHNEKRNKNEEVQTKMSNNNKDDEKNNIMLRQKLKKMKRSITDVCSIIFTSGSTGTPKGAMLSHNNFISFMQSYLLDGNRLGLIKHDVVLSYLPLAHVYERFIEFAVGIFGTKIGYFSGNIKELVSDINELKPTFLITVPRILQKIHDSVMEGLRNKSFISRALVKTALKNKKNNYLKNSQKFHHPLYDLILQPVRNKFGGRIRTQVMGSSSMDKDKLIDLQMIFSSPIAEGWGMTEVGIGFLQHRYDSTKGTIGGMFANVIMKVIKVPNMKYDPKTYPNKGELCVKGSSIMIGYFRDEELTKKSFDEDGFFLTGDIVEINENNEYVRIIDRAKNIFKLAQGEYIEPEKLENIYSNSIYIENIFVHGYSYENELVCIIVPNENFVCDYAKKHNLMNLSYEELLKCDTIKKLIHDEIINISKTYSLNGIEKVNLFHLTPIPFSVENKQLTPTHKIIRSVILEYYQEIIDNLYKSRNK from the coding sequence ATGGATGTGGTAAGCTTCAAAAGGTATCTATAcaaatttttagaaaatacaAATGAGTATACCCTCGATTTTGGAGAAAGCAataatttcaaatattttgaagaaataaaaggaactgggaaaaaaaattctagtaatatttatagaccatttaattatgaaatatGTGAAACGTTAGAAAAAACGAAAGGACTTTTTCAGATAGAAATGAAATCCAAATTTGAagcattttgttttttttgtaaatattattataacaatgaTTATTTaggagaaagaaaaaaagaaataagagGTAATGAAACAATATTAGGTGAATATGCATTTAAAACATATGGACaggtaaaaaatgaaatagagGTTTTTGCTTCAGCTCTTTACcaatttgaaaatattgaaCCCAATACATTCACAGATAATGGAAAATATAgtatgttaaaaattttaggTATTTGGTCCAAAAATAGAATAGAATGGTTTACAACTGATATGGCTTGTTCAGCTATTGATTTTGTTACAGTTCCAATTTATGATACTATGGGGATAAATtcagttaaatatatattggaGAGAAcacaaatgaaaatatgttGTATTGAAGCAGAAAAATTAGAATgtctaataaaattaaaggagGAGTTAAcagatttatatattttaattatttttgatgAATGGAGTTTAAAAGAGGATATAAAACAGAGAGCCAATAAAGTAGGGTATAAggtgtatttttataaagatttaatagataagtataaaaataaaaatataatacctCAGTATGATCCTTATGATGATGCCTTTCATAGTACAGAGAAAGTTGGCAATGATGCAGGGAAGCATAatgaaaagagaaataaaaatgaagaagttCAAACAAAAATGAGCAATAACAACAAAGATgatgagaaaaataatatcatgttaaggcaaaaattaaaaaaaatgaaaaggagtATAACAGATGTTTGttccataatttttacatcTGGATCTACTGGTACACCTAAAGGTGCTATGCTATCCcacaataattttatttcatttatgcAAAGTTATTTACTTGATGGAAATAGATTAGGTTTAATAAAACATGATGTCGTTCTTAGTTATTTACCTCTAGCACATGTATATGAACGATTTATAGAATTTGCTGTAGGAATTTTTGGAACAAAAATTGGGTATTTTTCAggaaatattaaagaattaGTTAGTGATATAAATGAGTTAAAGccaacttttttaattacagtCCCTagaatattacaaaaaattcaTGACAGTGTTATGGAGGGCTTAAGAAATAAATCTTTCATTTCTCGAGCTTTAGTAAAAAcagctttaaaaaataaaaaaaataattatttaaaaaattcacaAAAATTTCATCATCCTTTATACGATTTGATATTACAACCAGTGAGGAATAAATTTGGAGGACGTATACGAACACAAGTTATGGGTTCTTCGTCCATGGATAAAGATAAACTAATAGATTTACAGATGATTTTTTCATCTCCTATAGCAGAAGGATGGGGTATGACAGAAGTAGGGATAGGTTTTTTACAACATCGTTATGATAGCACTAAAGGAACAATAGGAGGAATGTTTGCTAATGTGATTATGAAAGTTATAAAGGTACCTAACATGAAATATGATCCAAAGACGTACCCAAATAAAGGTGAACTATGTGTTAAGGGATCAAGTATTATGATAGGGTACTTTAGAGATGAAGAATTAACCAAAAAGTCATTTGATGAAGAtggattttttttaacaggAGATATTGtagaaattaatgaaaataatgaatatgtaAGAATAATTGATAgagcaaaaaatatatttaaattagcTCAAGGTGAATATATTGAACcagaaaaattagaaaatatatattcaaatagtatttatatagaaaatatttttgttcatgGTTATAGTTATGAAAATGAGTTAGTTTGTATTATAGTACCAAATGAAAACTTTGTTTGTGATTATGCTAAGAAGCataatttaatgaatttatCCTATGAAGAATTGCTAAAATGTGATACTATTAAAAAACTTATACATgatgaaattataaatatttcaaaaaccTATAGTCTAAATGGTATTGAAAAAGTTAATCTATTCCACTTAACCCCAATCCCTTTTTCAGTAGAAAATAAGCAACTTACCCCAActcataaaattattagaaGTGTTATCCTGGAGTATTATCAAGAAATTATTGACAATTTGTACAAAAGTAGGAACAAGTGA
- the PmUG01_14072900 gene encoding conserved Plasmodium protein, unknown function translates to MDKFNRDNIISINVGGKIYMTTISLICRYKNSYLYEIILDDHKMKEIFIDRNGNRFEYILDFLRDGMLICENDINVLTKILIEAVYFKLSSLIRIIKKKICLLYCNIGNNVYKKIFKSIINTIEKSKILETDKLNKLGNVSNYGELKYYNVIKKKKKKNDNNNNNNNNNCVHYLNTSNSDNVVCNKSECANEEFSNDICKKNNNSSVHLSSKSFNNEKEIISHPMHSEEERTKEKNDINNNENYVNFYMSYNKERENMNKKDTFINIHTQNKYSDYNITNNFINDVEKTNHSTSIQKNFIIRNDRSDRNENNERNERNERNESNDESFIPLAYVKLKNKDHKYVSFSDKNNIHFYNDKGYTKTSNGCEMVSENLSEKHEKINNIKEWGITNGMNSLNYSTYATSGSCTNYTNMTSDHNESYKYNNYKCNNISNSRNEILVYSEIDDIEETSPFPILSNINLGEQIFSTTVDF, encoded by the exons ATGGACAAGTTTAATAGAG ataatataataagtataaatGTTGGAGGAAAAATCTACATGACCACGATTAGTTTAATATGTAGATACAAAAACTCTTATCTATATGAGATTATTTTAG ATGATcataaaatgaaagaaatatttatagacAGAAATG GAAATAGATTTGAATATATACTGGATTTCTTAAGGGACGGTATGCTAATATGCGAGAATGACATTAATGTGTTAACGAAGATACTAATTGAAGcggtatattttaaattatcttctttaattagaataataaaaaagaaaatatgtttaCTATATTGCAATATTggtaataatgtatataagaaaattttcaaaagtattattaatacaattgaaaaaagtaaaatattggAAACAGATAAATTAAACAAGTTAGGAAATGTGTCAAATTATGGTGaactaaaatattacaatgttataaaaaaaaaaaaaaaaaaaaatgataataataacaataataataataataattgtgttcattatttaaatactAGTAATTCGGATAATGTTGTATGTAACAAAAGTGAATGTGCAAATGAAGAGTTTAGTAATGATATATGCAAAAAGAACAACAATAGTTCTGTACATTTATCATCAAAAAgttttaataatgaaaaagaaatcaTTTCTCACCCAATGCATTCAGAGGAAGAGAGaacgaaagaaaaaaatgatattaataataatgagaattatgtaaatttttatatgagttataataaagaaagagaaaatatgaataagaaggatacatttattaacatacatacacagaataaatatagtgattataatataacaaataattttataaatgatgtagaaaaaacaaatcatAGCACGTCCATTCagaaaaatttcattattagaaATGATAGAAGTGACAGAAATGAGAATAATGAGAGAAATGAGAGAAATGAGAGAAATGAGAGTAATGATGAGAGTTTCATACCCTTAGCTTAtgtgaaattaaaaaacaaagacCACAAATATGTTTCCTTTTCGGACAAGAATAACATACACTTCTACAATGATAAAGGTT ACACAAAGACGTCGAATGGATGTGAGATGGTAAGTGAAAACCTCTCAGAAAAACATGAAAAGATTAATAACATAAAGGAGTGGGGTATAACAAACGGTATGAATAGCTTGAATTACTCCACTTATGCGACTTCGGGCAGTTGTacaaattatacaaatatgacAAGTGATCACAATGaaagttataaatataataattacaaatgTAACAATATAAGTAACTCAAGAAACGAAATTCTTGTGTACTCAGAAATTGACGATATTGAAGAAACATCCCCTTTTCCAATTCTGTCGAACATTAATTTGGGGGAACAAATATTTAGCACGACAGTGGACTTTTAG